One window of the Mytilus galloprovincialis chromosome 14, xbMytGall1.hap1.1, whole genome shotgun sequence genome contains the following:
- the LOC143058776 gene encoding uncharacterized protein LOC143058776 has product MNHGEDGTKNDSCSNRSSYANVEELHESEASVRTNRTIYMNHGDSVKRYKVCSSKSAYENVVELHESEASSTANRHQGDKEGDSKMLKGDEVSLDKSRYDAYDDFELGGSTDSED; this is encoded by the exons ATGAATCATGGAGAAGATGGAACCAAAAATGACAGTTGTTCAAATAGATCGTCATACGCTAATGTTGAAGAATTACATGAATCTGAAGCCTCAGTACGTACAA ACAGAACAATATATATGAATCATGGGGATAGCGTCAAGAGATATAAAGTGTGCTCTAGTAAATCGGCATACGAAAATGTTGTAGAATTACATGAATCTGAAGCTTCATCTACTGCAA ACCGTCATCAAGGAGATAAAGAAGGGGATTCAAAGATGTTAAAGGGAGATGAGGTGTCTTTAGATAAATCTAGATACGACGCGTACGACGACTTCGAACTTGGGGGTTCAACCGATTCTGAAGACTGA